The following nucleotide sequence is from Psychroserpens sp. Hel_I_66.
TGAGTTTTGATATAATCAATTAAAAGCGATACAATATCTTCTTCAGAATTTAAAAAAGAATCTTCAATAGCATTCCATTTCTTTTCTACGGAAACATCCAGTTTTTCCATAAACGAGCGCCTCATAAAAATATTTTTAGGAACAGGTAACTCAGGAAAATGTTTTATGGCTTGACTCATCAATTCTGCCGATTCATTAGCACCGATAGCGTCGTAAGCCTCTAAAACCTCATGTGAATAAGCACCAGAGGTATTATAGAAAAAATCA
It contains:
- a CDS encoding DUF4375 domain-containing protein, translated to MTEIDFALNQTKDTEIIELVGTVLWNKASEIKDFTELSQPEQTFVYIDIFESELLNGGLFDFFYNTSGAYSHEVLEAYDAIGANESAELMSQAIKHFPELPVPKNIFMRRSFMEKLDVSVEKKWNAIEDSFLNSEEDIVSLLIDYIKTHKSTFEY